A stretch of the Candidatus Nanopelagicales bacterium genome encodes the following:
- a CDS encoding glycosyltransferase family 4 protein: protein MPAVVRKARGYLRPKVRAVPRQARSFGRRAVALAEVSRAQTYVERKDYARAEQILSDLLKRYAGTKSALGLQSQVMVKQGRFDEAAVLSNRLAELSGKPEDRARARALMGRLVETDPGWLPYAGEPRPLTDPEPGRVLYLAKESMPYFHNGFCTRTHETLKSVQGAGLDPVAVTMPGFPATVGRHAKTQVSRVEGIRYRHVLPYSATLQSLPYDEYLQLSAQVLTREVAALRPELLHIGSGHRGYETALVGRALAAWSGLPWLYEVRSFFETTWTDDERYMESGPYFHRRYGAETRSMQAADMVVTLSGPMRDEIVSGHGVDPSRVVVIPNAVDLERFEPEERDAALRDRLGLTGKLVLGYISNLDHHREAQEVLLEATARLRARGLDAAVLLVGDGRRRPELEQRAADLGLGANAVFTGSVPFGKVAQYYSQIDLFVVPRINERAGRLVSPMKPFEAMAMNVPLVVSDLPALVEIAGAGERAEVFRAGDPDSLAAVAERLLSSPEALAGMAERARAWVAVERTWAACGRAFADAYEQAKDNHARRATGGR, encoded by the coding sequence ATGCCCGCAGTGGTGCGCAAGGCCCGCGGCTACCTGCGCCCGAAGGTCCGCGCCGTGCCCCGCCAGGCCCGCTCGTTCGGCCGCCGCGCGGTCGCGCTGGCCGAGGTGTCCCGCGCCCAGACCTACGTGGAGCGCAAGGACTACGCCCGGGCCGAGCAGATCCTGTCCGACCTGCTCAAGCGCTACGCGGGCACCAAGTCGGCGCTGGGCCTGCAGAGCCAGGTGATGGTGAAGCAGGGCCGGTTCGACGAGGCTGCGGTGCTGTCCAACCGGCTGGCCGAGCTGTCCGGCAAGCCGGAGGACCGGGCCCGGGCCCGGGCGCTGATGGGCCGGCTGGTGGAGACCGACCCGGGCTGGCTGCCCTACGCCGGGGAGCCCCGTCCGCTCACCGACCCCGAGCCGGGCCGGGTGCTCTACCTGGCCAAGGAGTCGATGCCGTACTTCCACAACGGCTTCTGCACCCGCACGCACGAGACGCTGAAGTCGGTGCAGGGCGCCGGGCTGGACCCGGTGGCCGTGACCATGCCGGGGTTCCCGGCCACCGTCGGCCGGCACGCCAAGACCCAGGTGAGCCGGGTCGAGGGGATCCGCTACCGGCACGTGCTGCCGTACTCCGCGACCCTGCAGTCACTGCCGTACGACGAGTACCTGCAGCTGTCCGCCCAGGTGCTGACCCGGGAGGTGGCGGCGCTGCGTCCGGAGCTGCTGCACATCGGGTCCGGGCACCGCGGCTACGAGACCGCCCTCGTGGGCCGCGCCCTCGCGGCCTGGTCCGGGCTGCCCTGGCTGTACGAGGTGCGGTCGTTCTTCGAGACGACCTGGACCGACGACGAGCGCTACATGGAGTCCGGGCCGTACTTCCACCGCCGGTACGGGGCCGAGACGCGCTCGATGCAGGCCGCCGACATGGTGGTCACGCTGTCCGGACCGATGCGCGACGAGATCGTCTCCGGGCACGGGGTCGACCCGTCCCGGGTCGTGGTCATCCCCAACGCGGTGGACCTCGAGCGGTTCGAGCCCGAGGAGCGCGACGCCGCGCTGCGCGACCGGCTCGGCCTCACCGGCAAGCTGGTGCTGGGCTACATCTCCAACCTCGACCACCACCGCGAGGCGCAGGAGGTCCTGCTGGAGGCGACCGCCCGGCTGCGCGCGAGGGGCCTGGACGCCGCCGTCCTGCTGGTCGGGGACGGCCGGCGACGCCCGGAGCTCGAGCAGCGCGCCGCCGACCTCGGGCTCGGCGCCAATGCGGTGTTCACCGGGTCGGTGCCCTTCGGCAAGGTCGCGCAGTACTACTCCCAGATCGACCTGTTCGTGGTCCCGCGCATCAACGAGCGCGCCGGCCGGCTGGTGTCGCCGATGAAGCCGTTCGAGGCGATGGCGATGAACGTGCCGCTGGTGGTGAGCGACCTGCCGGCCCTGGTGGAGATCGCCGGCGCGGGCGAGCGGGCCGAGGTGTTCCGCGCCGGTGACCCCGACTCCCTGGCCGCCGTGGCCGAGCGGCTGCTGTCCTCGCCGGAGGCTCTGGCCGGGATGGCCGAGCGGGCCCGCGCTTGGGTCGCGGTCGAGCGCACCTGGGCCGCCTGCGGCCGGGCGTTCGCCGACGCGTACGAGCAGGCCAAGGACAACCACGCCCGACGCGCCACCGGGGGTCGCTGA
- the wecB gene encoding UDP-N-acetylglucosamine 2-epimerase (non-hydrolyzing) encodes MTVVHITGARPNFPKAAPVLAALDSRGVPQLLVHTGQHYDDAMSEVFFRELELPRPDVNLGVGSGSHAEQTAAVMVGLEKLFLADRPELVMVYGDVNSTVAAALVAAKLHIPVAHVEAGLRSFDMTMPEEVNRRLTDQLSDLLFVTSPDAIGHLAREGLPDSRIHLVGNPMIDTLLKHLDRFEPERYQAAHGLDRDYVVATLHRPANVDGDESSRALVDALHGVAEMYDVVIPLHPRGRERLMRLGLADEPRVRVVDPLGYIEFISLVRGAGAVVTDSGGVQEETTVLGVPCLTLRPNTERPVTITHGTNRLVTTETLVPAVQQVRERGRLETWPVPPMWDGHAGERVADITVPWLAARA; translated from the coding sequence ATGACCGTCGTCCACATCACCGGGGCCCGGCCCAACTTCCCCAAGGCCGCGCCGGTGCTGGCTGCGCTGGACTCCCGCGGTGTGCCCCAGCTGCTGGTGCACACCGGGCAGCACTACGACGACGCCATGTCGGAAGTCTTCTTCCGAGAGCTGGAGCTGCCCCGCCCGGACGTCAACCTCGGTGTCGGCTCCGGCAGCCACGCCGAGCAGACCGCCGCGGTCATGGTGGGGCTGGAGAAGTTGTTCCTGGCGGACCGGCCCGAGCTGGTGATGGTCTACGGCGACGTGAACTCCACCGTCGCGGCGGCACTGGTGGCCGCGAAGCTGCACATCCCGGTCGCGCACGTCGAGGCCGGGCTGCGGTCGTTCGACATGACGATGCCCGAGGAGGTCAACCGCCGGCTCACCGACCAGCTGTCCGACCTGCTGTTCGTCACCAGCCCCGACGCGATCGGCCACCTGGCCCGGGAAGGCCTGCCGGACAGCCGGATCCACCTGGTCGGCAACCCGATGATCGACACCCTGCTCAAGCACTTGGACCGCTTCGAGCCAGAGCGCTACCAGGCGGCGCACGGGCTGGACCGCGACTACGTGGTCGCGACGCTGCACCGCCCCGCGAACGTGGACGGCGACGAGTCCTCGCGCGCGCTGGTCGACGCGCTGCACGGTGTGGCCGAGATGTACGACGTCGTCATCCCGCTGCACCCCCGCGGCCGGGAACGGCTGATGCGGCTCGGGCTCGCGGACGAACCACGGGTGCGTGTCGTGGATCCGCTGGGCTACATCGAATTCATCTCGCTGGTCCGCGGCGCCGGGGCGGTCGTCACCGACAGCGGCGGGGTCCAGGAGGAGACCACGGTCCTCGGCGTGCCGTGCCTGACCCTGCGGCCCAACACCGAGCGACCCGTGACGATCACGCACGGCACCAACCGGCTGGTCACGACGGAGACCCTCGTGCCGGCCGTGCAGCAGGTGCGCGAGCGCGGCCGGCTGGAGACCTGGCCGGTGCCGCCGATGTGGGACGGTCACGCCGGCGAGCGCGTCGCCGACATCACCGTCCCGTGGCTGGCCGCGCGCGCATGA
- a CDS encoding glycosyltransferase, with amino-acid sequence MTSPRIVLATSNGHGMGHLTRQLAVALELQGRAEPLVFSLSLAMPVVAAHGLVGEYCPSHDRGWMPHVSWHRYLRDRVVEFVEETGADVLLFDGVSPYLGLLQARSRLPRTAFVWSRRGMWVPGFNDRALSATPFFDLVVEPGDLGSAGDTGPTVDRGDAVQVGPISLLDAVPPLPRDVAAAELGLDPSRTTVLVTLGSGVLGEAAAPGEVAIRTLLEETDWQVVVTKAAIAREGLPLVDAERVVELRSVYPLVRYLSAFDAAVSAAGYNAVHEFLPAGLPTLIVPNPTRSTDDQRARAQAVAARGLALYADPGDPEGVAAGVRSLADTGVRVDLARACLSLARTDPMTGAADTAQLLVSLAGAFDRHRPGPLERVRTAELAARAGVMDVIGPDRTAAVRRALGRTPPSGPSRPLRVRLVEEPAGIPVDAPPPPWDPSGEGSEVIEPLLVTERVSSALVHRGTPLEQLIPGSSARYRARRLALARRAYDVTA; translated from the coding sequence ATGACCTCCCCCCGCATCGTGCTCGCCACGAGCAACGGGCACGGGATGGGGCACCTGACCCGGCAGCTCGCCGTCGCGCTGGAGCTGCAGGGCCGCGCGGAGCCGCTGGTGTTCTCGCTGTCGCTGGCGATGCCAGTGGTGGCCGCGCACGGCCTGGTCGGCGAGTACTGCCCGTCGCACGACCGCGGCTGGATGCCGCACGTGTCCTGGCACCGCTACCTGCGCGACCGCGTGGTCGAGTTCGTCGAGGAGACCGGGGCCGATGTCCTGCTGTTCGACGGGGTGTCGCCGTACCTGGGGCTGCTGCAGGCCCGCTCGCGACTGCCGCGGACCGCGTTCGTGTGGTCGCGGCGCGGGATGTGGGTGCCCGGGTTCAATGACCGGGCGCTGTCGGCGACGCCGTTCTTCGACCTCGTGGTGGAGCCCGGCGACCTGGGGTCGGCGGGAGACACGGGCCCGACGGTGGACCGCGGCGACGCCGTGCAGGTCGGGCCGATCAGCCTGCTGGACGCCGTACCGCCGCTGCCGCGCGACGTCGCCGCGGCGGAGCTCGGACTCGACCCCTCCCGCACGACCGTGCTCGTGACGCTGGGGTCCGGGGTTCTCGGGGAGGCGGCCGCGCCCGGTGAGGTCGCGATCCGGACGCTGCTGGAGGAGACCGACTGGCAGGTCGTCGTCACCAAGGCGGCGATCGCGCGCGAGGGGCTGCCACTGGTCGACGCCGAGCGCGTCGTCGAGCTGCGGTCGGTCTACCCGCTGGTGCGCTACCTGTCGGCGTTCGACGCGGCGGTGAGCGCGGCCGGCTACAACGCGGTGCACGAGTTCCTGCCGGCCGGGCTGCCGACGTTGATCGTGCCCAACCCGACCCGGTCGACCGACGACCAGCGGGCGCGGGCGCAGGCGGTCGCGGCCCGCGGGCTGGCGCTGTACGCCGACCCGGGTGACCCGGAGGGGGTCGCCGCCGGGGTGCGCTCCCTGGCGGACACCGGGGTGCGGGTGGACCTGGCCCGCGCCTGCCTGTCGCTGGCCCGCACCGACCCGATGACGGGTGCCGCGGACACCGCGCAGCTGCTGGTCTCCCTGGCCGGTGCGTTCGACCGGCACCGGCCCGGGCCGCTGGAGCGGGTGCGGACCGCGGAGCTGGCCGCGCGGGCCGGGGTGATGGACGTGATCGGCCCGGACCGGACCGCGGCGGTGCGCCGCGCGCTGGGGCGGACCCCGCCGAGCGGCCCGTCCCGGCCGCTGCGGGTGCGGCTGGTGGAGGAGCCGGCCGGGATCCCGGTCGACGCCCCTCCGCCGCCGTGGGACCCGTCCGGCGAGGGGTCCGAGGTGATCGAGCCGCTGCTGGTGACCGAGCGGGTGTCGTCGGCCCTGGTGCATCGCGGGACCCCGCTGGAGCAGCTCATCCCGGGGTCCTCGGCCCGCTACCGGGCCCGCCGCCTCGCCCTGGCCCGCCGCGCCTACGACGTGACCGCCTAA
- a CDS encoding aldo/keto reductase, translated as MERRTLGRSGLLVSTYALGTMTFGAETPPDAAHAQLDLFVEAGGTLVDCADVYAGGESERIVGEWLAARVGARDAVVLATKGRFPTGPDGNDAGLSRRHLTRALDASLRRLGVDHVDLYQVHAWDPLTPVDEWLRFLDDAVASGRVGYVGLSNFTGWQTQKTVDRADARGWVRPVSMQPQYNLLAREVEWEVVPVCAEEGLGLLPWSPLGGGWLTGKYRRDTAPTGATRLGEDPERGVEAYGPRAARERTWAVLDALTGIAENRGVPPAVVALAWLHDRPTVASVVLGARTVDQLRANLGAVGVHLDVTETESLDAASSPDAPDYPYGPAGVGQRTRTVGP; from the coding sequence ATGGAACGCCGCACGCTGGGCCGCTCGGGCCTGCTGGTGTCCACGTACGCGCTCGGGACGATGACGTTCGGGGCGGAGACCCCGCCGGACGCGGCGCACGCCCAGCTGGACCTGTTCGTCGAGGCGGGCGGCACGCTGGTGGACTGCGCCGACGTGTACGCCGGCGGGGAGTCCGAGCGCATCGTCGGCGAGTGGCTGGCCGCGCGCGTCGGGGCACGGGACGCCGTCGTGCTGGCCACGAAGGGGCGGTTCCCCACCGGGCCGGACGGCAACGACGCGGGCCTGTCCCGGCGCCACCTGACCCGTGCGCTGGACGCCTCGCTGCGCCGGCTGGGCGTGGACCACGTGGACCTGTACCAGGTGCACGCCTGGGACCCGCTGACCCCGGTGGACGAGTGGCTGCGCTTCCTCGACGACGCGGTGGCCTCGGGGCGCGTGGGCTACGTGGGTCTGAGCAACTTCACCGGCTGGCAGACCCAGAAGACCGTGGACCGGGCCGACGCCCGCGGCTGGGTCCGTCCGGTGTCGATGCAGCCGCAGTACAACCTGCTCGCCCGCGAGGTGGAGTGGGAGGTCGTTCCGGTGTGCGCCGAGGAGGGGCTCGGGCTGCTCCCCTGGTCCCCGCTGGGTGGCGGCTGGCTCACCGGCAAGTATCGGCGGGACACGGCGCCGACCGGCGCGACCCGGCTGGGCGAGGACCCCGAGCGGGGAGTGGAGGCGTACGGCCCCCGCGCGGCACGGGAGCGGACCTGGGCGGTCCTGGACGCGCTCACCGGGATCGCCGAGAACCGGGGAGTTCCGCCCGCGGTCGTCGCGCTGGCCTGGCTGCACGACCGGCCGACGGTGGCGTCGGTGGTGCTCGGGGCGCGCACCGTCGACCAGTTGCGGGCCAACCTGGGGGCCGTGGGCGTGCACCTGGACGTGACGGAGACCGAGTCCCTGGACGCCGCCAGCTCCCCGGACGCCCCCGACTACCCCTACGGCCCCGCGGGGGTCGGGCAGCGCACCCGC